One Paraburkholderia agricolaris genomic region harbors:
- a CDS encoding efflux RND transporter permease subunit yields MLKIVRLALTRPYTFIVLAMLILLVGPLAALRTPTDIFPDIRIPVISVVWNYAGLQPDDMSGRIVTYYERTLGTTVNDVAHIESQSFRGYGIVKIFFQPTVDIRTATAQVTSVSQTVLKQMPPGTTPPQILNYNASTVPVLQLALTSNTLDEQKLADYATNFIRPQLLSVPGVAIPTPYGGKTREVQIDLDPQALQAKKLSANDVATALAQQNQIIPAGTEKIGRFEYNIKLNNSPLALDELNALPIKTVDGATIYIRDVAHVRDGYPPQGNVVRVDGHRAVLMSILKNGSASTLDIISGVKAQLPRIEATLPPGLKLVTMGDQSTFVKGAVSGVAREGVIAAALTSLMILLFLGSWRSTLIIAASIPLAVLAAIAGLAAMGETLNVMTLGGLALAVGILVDDATVTIENINWHLEQGKDVRSAIMDGAAQIVAPAFVSLLCICIVFVPMLLLNGIARFLFVPMAEAVIFAMIASFILSRTFVPMMAQYLLRPHASGGHASGELAAVMDPHGGHAHAAPSRNPLVRFQRGFERRFERVRSVYRIVLGLALTHRKRFVAGFLVVVGASFLLAPWLGRNFFPDIDSGAISIHVRAPIGTRVEDTAAEFDRIENAVRRAIPPDQLRSIVDNIGLPNSGINLTYNNSGTTGPQDGDILISLDENHQPTAHFVRELRETLPRQFPGTTFAFLPADIVSQILNFGAPAPIDLQVAGPNQAANHRYANEVMRRMRLIPGIADTRIQQAATYPQFTVSVDRSRADQLGITEQDVTNSVVASLSGTSQVSPTYWLNPKNGVSYPIVAQTPQYDMTSLSNLSNLPVTSKSGQAQILGGIATITRGVGNAVVSHYNIEPLYDVFATTQGQDLGAVAARIQNIVHATAKDVPNGSIVTLRGQVQTMNSAFLGLSLGLVGAILLIYLLIVVNFHSWSDAFVIVTALPAALAGIVWMLFTTHTPLSVPALTGAILCMGVATANSILVVSFARERLAVTGNALVAAMEAGFTRFRPVLMTALAMIIGMAPMALGLGDGGEQNAPLGRAVIGGLICATFATLLFVPVVFSLVHRRDAGAHDPSHGPSHRSSNDPSHDHSSSEPGVQHVH; encoded by the coding sequence ATGTTAAAAATAGTCCGGTTGGCTTTGACCCGGCCCTACACGTTCATCGTGCTTGCGATGCTGATCCTGTTGGTCGGCCCGCTTGCCGCATTGCGAACGCCGACGGATATCTTTCCCGACATCCGCATTCCCGTGATCAGCGTGGTCTGGAACTATGCCGGCCTGCAACCGGACGATATGTCCGGACGCATCGTCACCTACTACGAACGCACGCTCGGCACGACGGTGAACGACGTCGCGCATATCGAGTCGCAATCGTTTCGCGGCTACGGCATCGTCAAGATATTCTTCCAGCCGACCGTGGATATCCGCACCGCCACCGCACAGGTGACCTCGGTTTCGCAAACCGTGCTCAAGCAGATGCCGCCGGGCACCACGCCGCCGCAGATTCTGAACTACAACGCGTCGACCGTGCCGGTGCTGCAACTGGCGTTGACCAGCAACACGCTCGACGAACAGAAGCTCGCCGACTACGCGACCAACTTCATTCGTCCGCAATTGCTGAGCGTGCCCGGCGTAGCGATTCCGACACCGTACGGCGGCAAGACCCGTGAAGTACAGATCGATCTCGATCCACAGGCACTGCAGGCGAAAAAGCTCTCCGCCAACGACGTCGCGACCGCCCTCGCACAGCAGAACCAGATCATTCCGGCCGGTACCGAGAAGATTGGCCGCTTCGAATACAACATCAAGCTGAACAACAGCCCGCTCGCGCTCGACGAACTGAATGCGCTGCCGATCAAGACGGTGGACGGCGCAACAATCTATATCCGCGACGTGGCTCACGTGCGCGACGGCTATCCGCCACAAGGCAACGTAGTGCGGGTGGACGGTCATCGCGCGGTGCTGATGAGCATTCTGAAGAATGGCTCCGCGTCGACGCTCGACATCATCTCCGGGGTCAAGGCGCAGTTGCCGCGTATTGAAGCGACGCTGCCGCCCGGCCTGAAGCTCGTGACGATGGGCGATCAATCGACCTTTGTGAAAGGCGCCGTCAGCGGCGTGGCGCGTGAAGGCGTGATCGCCGCCGCGCTCACTTCGCTGATGATTCTGCTGTTCCTCGGCAGCTGGCGCTCGACGCTGATCATTGCGGCGTCGATTCCGCTCGCCGTGCTGGCCGCCATTGCCGGTCTCGCCGCCATGGGCGAAACGCTCAACGTGATGACGCTCGGCGGCCTTGCGCTCGCGGTCGGGATTCTGGTCGACGACGCCACCGTCACAATCGAAAACATCAACTGGCATCTCGAGCAAGGCAAGGACGTGCGCAGCGCGATTATGGACGGCGCCGCGCAGATCGTCGCCCCCGCGTTCGTGTCGCTGCTGTGCATCTGCATCGTGTTCGTGCCGATGCTGCTGCTTAACGGCATCGCCCGCTTCCTGTTCGTACCGATGGCCGAAGCAGTGATCTTCGCGATGATCGCGTCGTTCATTCTCTCGCGTACGTTCGTGCCGATGATGGCGCAGTACCTGTTGCGCCCCCATGCGTCGGGCGGCCACGCCTCCGGCGAACTGGCCGCGGTGATGGACCCGCACGGCGGCCACGCGCATGCGGCGCCCTCGCGCAATCCGCTGGTGCGCTTTCAACGTGGCTTCGAGCGGCGTTTCGAGCGCGTGCGCAGCGTGTACCGGATCGTGCTCGGTCTTGCGCTCACGCATCGCAAACGCTTCGTGGCGGGCTTCCTGGTCGTGGTCGGCGCGTCCTTCCTGCTCGCGCCGTGGCTCGGCCGCAATTTCTTCCCCGATATCGACTCCGGCGCAATCTCGATCCACGTGCGCGCCCCGATCGGCACACGGGTCGAAGATACCGCCGCGGAATTCGACCGGATCGAGAACGCTGTGCGCCGCGCGATTCCGCCCGACCAGTTGCGCAGTATCGTCGACAACATCGGCCTGCCCAATAGCGGTATCAACCTGACCTATAACAACAGCGGCACCACCGGACCGCAGGACGGCGACATTCTCATCTCGCTGGACGAGAACCACCAGCCGACCGCCCACTTTGTGCGCGAGCTCCGCGAAACACTGCCGCGCCAGTTTCCGGGGACAACTTTCGCGTTCCTGCCGGCCGATATCGTCAGCCAGATCCTGAATTTCGGCGCACCCGCGCCGATCGACCTGCAGGTGGCAGGACCGAATCAGGCAGCCAATCATCGCTACGCCAACGAGGTGATGCGGCGTATGCGTCTGATTCCCGGCATTGCCGATACGCGCATCCAGCAGGCCGCGACGTATCCGCAATTCACCGTGTCGGTGGACCGTTCGCGTGCCGATCAGCTCGGCATCACCGAACAGGACGTGACCAATTCCGTGGTGGCGAGCCTCTCGGGTACGAGCCAGGTGTCGCCGACGTACTGGTTGAATCCGAAGAACGGCGTGTCGTATCCGATCGTCGCGCAGACGCCGCAATACGACATGACTTCCCTGTCGAATCTGAGCAACCTGCCGGTGACGAGCAAGAGCGGCCAGGCGCAGATTCTCGGCGGCATCGCGACCATTACACGCGGCGTCGGCAATGCGGTGGTGTCGCACTACAACATCGAACCGCTCTACGACGTGTTCGCGACCACCCAGGGTCAGGATTTGGGCGCCGTCGCAGCGAGGATTCAGAACATCGTCCATGCGACCGCGAAAGACGTGCCGAACGGCTCGATTGTCACGCTGCGCGGCCAGGTGCAAACGATGAATAGCGCGTTCCTCGGCTTGTCGCTGGGTCTGGTCGGCGCGATTCTGCTGATCTATCTGCTGATCGTCGTGAACTTCCACTCGTGGAGCGACGCGTTCGTGATCGTCACCGCGTTGCCCGCGGCGCTGGCCGGCATCGTGTGGATGCTGTTCACCACGCATACGCCGCTCTCGGTGCCCGCACTGACCGGCGCAATTCTCTGCATGGGCGTCGCGACCGCCAACAGCATTCTGGTGGTGAGCTTTGCCCGCGAACGGCTGGCGGTGACCGGTAACGCGCTGGTCGCGGCAATGGAAGCCGGTTTCACCCGCTTTCGCCCGGTGCTGATGACGGCGCTCGCGATGATCATCGGCATGGCGCCGATGGCGCTCGGTCTCGGCGACGGCGGCGAGCAGAACGCGCCGCTCGGCCGCGCCGTAATCGGCGGCCTGATCTGCGCGACCTTCGCCACGCTGCTCTTCGTACCGGTTGTGTTCAGCCTCGTGCACCGGCGCGACGCCGGCGCTCACGATCCGTCGCACGGCCCATCGCATCGCTCATCCAACGATCCCTCGCACGATCACTCATCATCCGAACCCGGAGTCCAACATGTCCACTGA
- a CDS encoding efflux RND transporter periplasmic adaptor subunit: MSTEIEINSPKRLRHLKLVGIVALLAAAGIVTSGIASRVHAKQELTTWSAEQAVPTVVAYTPKHDLGAQALVLPGRLSAFVNAPIYARVSGYLHAWYADIGTHVKAGQLLGVIDTPDLDQQLLQARADLQNSVANEKLAASTASRWTKMLQQDSVSQQDADEKTSDLVAKQATVAAAQANVRRLEALESFKRITAPFDGIVTARTTDIGALINAGGGNGPELFTVSDARQLRVYVSVPQDEAAAIKPGMTATLTVPERPGVKFNAKLVDTDDAITPSSGTLLVQLAVDNQDGLLIPGEYTEVHFALPTNSHALSIPASSLIFRQAGLQVAVVGNDNRAVLKSVSIATDLGTHVEIASGLNPTDRVIDNPPDSLASGDEVRLESKPAGTTDTSLAERRPAESAHG; the protein is encoded by the coding sequence ATGTCCACTGAGATCGAGATCAATTCGCCGAAGCGGCTGCGTCATCTGAAGCTGGTCGGTATCGTCGCGCTGCTGGCGGCAGCGGGCATCGTGACGAGCGGCATTGCCAGCCGCGTGCACGCGAAACAGGAGCTCACCACCTGGTCGGCCGAGCAAGCCGTGCCGACGGTGGTTGCATACACGCCGAAGCACGACCTCGGCGCGCAGGCGCTGGTGTTGCCCGGACGCCTCTCCGCCTTCGTCAACGCACCGATCTATGCGCGCGTATCAGGTTATCTGCATGCGTGGTATGCCGATATCGGCACGCATGTCAAAGCCGGCCAGTTGCTCGGCGTGATCGACACGCCCGACCTCGATCAGCAATTGCTGCAGGCTCGCGCCGATCTGCAGAATTCGGTGGCGAACGAAAAACTCGCTGCCTCCACGGCAAGCCGCTGGACCAAGATGCTCCAGCAGGATTCGGTCTCCCAGCAGGATGCCGACGAAAAGACCAGCGATCTGGTTGCCAAGCAGGCGACGGTAGCCGCCGCGCAAGCCAACGTGCGGCGTCTCGAAGCGCTCGAATCGTTCAAGCGCATTACCGCGCCGTTCGACGGCATCGTCACCGCGCGCACCACCGACATCGGCGCGCTCATCAATGCGGGCGGCGGCAACGGGCCTGAACTGTTCACCGTCTCCGACGCCCGTCAGTTGCGTGTCTATGTGAGCGTGCCGCAGGACGAGGCGGCCGCCATCAAACCCGGCATGACCGCCACACTCACCGTACCGGAACGGCCCGGCGTGAAGTTCAACGCCAAACTCGTCGACACCGACGACGCGATCACGCCTTCCTCGGGCACACTGCTGGTGCAGCTCGCGGTCGACAACCAGGATGGTTTGCTGATTCCCGGCGAATACACCGAGGTGCATTTTGCGTTGCCGACCAACTCGCACGCGCTGTCGATCCCGGCCAGTTCGCTTATCTTCCGGCAGGCCGGCTTGCAGGTTGCCGTAGTCGGCAACGACAACCGCGCCGTGCTCAAATCGGTGTCGATCGCCACGGATCTCGGCACGCACGTCGAGATCGCGTCGGGTCTGAATCCCACCGACCGCGTGATCGACAACCCGCCCGACTCGCTCGCGTCCGGCGACGAAGTGCGGCTCGAAAGCAAACCGGCCGGTACGACGGACACGTCGCTAGCCGAACGCCGGCCGGCGGAGAGCGCTCATGGATAA
- a CDS encoding efflux transporter outer membrane subunit → MDKRRICIALAAAALVSGCSFAPTYQAPATSIPTTFKEGGAWQLARPADRVPRDAWWSVYRDPVLDRLEVQVAAANPDVAAAMARHDEATAYLSQARSGLFPTIGAEASVERQRQSDNRPLRGAGQPAVYGTNTVDVGIGYDLDLWGKIRNEVSAGRSAMQASEADLQSVRLSLQANLASAYFNLRGLDEQQQLLNDTIDTYQHALKLTLSRHAGGIASDLDVSRAQTQLDTARASADDIAARRALYEHAIASLTGTPASSFTLAPEIETAYLPSIPTGVPAALLQRRPDIAAAERRVAEANAKIGVAKAAFFPDISLGLDGGYQSDTLSPWLMAPNEIWSVGPSLVFTLFDGGRREAITQQARAKLAENGAKYKATVLLAFQQVEDNLAQLHHLGDEATQQNEALVAAQRTLTLSMSRYRDGVVSYLDVVTAQTTELTTQIDALNLTTRRLLASVGLIEALGGGWSPDGATGTPEVQAASVQVAHPNPGVLASAD, encoded by the coding sequence ATGGATAAACGCCGCATCTGCATCGCACTGGCGGCCGCGGCGCTGGTGAGCGGCTGCTCGTTTGCGCCGACCTACCAGGCGCCCGCCACCAGCATCCCCACGACCTTCAAGGAAGGCGGCGCCTGGCAGCTCGCCAGACCAGCCGACCGCGTGCCGCGCGACGCGTGGTGGAGCGTCTATCGCGATCCCGTACTCGACCGTCTCGAAGTTCAGGTGGCGGCGGCCAATCCGGACGTGGCCGCCGCGATGGCGCGGCATGACGAGGCCACCGCCTATCTGTCGCAAGCCCGTTCGGGCCTGTTCCCGACCATTGGCGCGGAAGCGTCCGTCGAACGCCAAAGGCAGTCCGATAACCGCCCGCTGCGGGGCGCGGGTCAGCCCGCGGTGTACGGCACGAACACGGTCGACGTCGGCATCGGTTACGACCTCGACCTGTGGGGCAAGATCCGCAACGAGGTTTCCGCAGGCCGCTCGGCAATGCAGGCCAGCGAGGCCGATCTCCAGTCGGTGCGCCTGAGCTTGCAGGCAAATCTGGCCAGTGCGTACTTCAATCTGCGCGGGCTGGACGAGCAGCAGCAACTGCTCAACGATACGATCGACACTTACCAGCACGCGCTCAAACTCACGTTGAGCCGCCACGCGGGCGGCATTGCATCCGATCTCGACGTCTCGCGCGCGCAAACGCAACTCGACACCGCACGCGCTTCCGCGGACGACATCGCTGCACGCCGCGCCCTGTACGAGCATGCGATCGCCAGCCTGACCGGCACACCGGCGTCCTCGTTCACACTCGCACCGGAGATCGAAACGGCGTACCTGCCGTCGATTCCAACCGGCGTGCCGGCCGCGCTGCTGCAACGGCGCCCCGATATCGCGGCAGCCGAGCGGCGCGTTGCCGAGGCCAATGCGAAGATCGGCGTGGCCAAGGCAGCGTTCTTCCCGGACATTTCGCTCGGTCTCGACGGCGGCTATCAGAGCGACACGCTTTCGCCGTGGCTGATGGCGCCGAACGAAATCTGGTCGGTCGGGCCAAGCCTGGTGTTCACGCTATTCGACGGCGGGCGCCGTGAAGCGATCACACAGCAGGCTCGCGCGAAGCTCGCCGAGAACGGCGCGAAATACAAGGCGACGGTGCTGCTCGCCTTCCAGCAGGTCGAAGACAACCTGGCCCAACTGCATCATCTCGGCGACGAGGCCACGCAGCAAAACGAGGCGCTGGTGGCCGCGCAACGCACCTTGACGCTTTCGATGTCGCGCTATCGCGACGGCGTGGTCAGCTATCTGGACGTGGTGACCGCGCAAACCACCGAACTCACCACGCAGATCGACGCGCTGAACCTCACTACGCGGCGTTTGCTGGCCTCGGTGGGATTGATCGAGGCGCTGGGGGGCGGCTGGTCGCCGGACGGCGCCACGGGCACGCCTGAGGTTCAGGCGGCCAGCGTGCAGGTGGCGCATCCCAATCCCGGAGTGCTCGCGTCCGCGGATTGA
- a CDS encoding porin — translation MNKALATTLVALAGTFGAAAHAQSSVTLYGTLDTGIDYISNQKTATGGKSNWMMESGNVSTDRWGLRGNEDLGGGLSAVFDLENGFNIDSGKFSNGGDEFGRQAWVGIASKQWGTVTMGRQYDFLVDFVAPLSATGSGFGGNIADHPFDNDNLNNDLRMNNALKFRSATYDGFTVGGAYAFSNAAGGFSNNNAYSLGAQWAGGPFNLALAYLQVNQPGGVNQPGNTGGAVSSSDGDAVFTGARQRILGAAGRYTFGAATVGLVFTRTMLDDPHQITQGGAYSTLNGDMLTFNNYELNARYAITPAFTLGGSYTFTDGHFSDDGRSVAPKWNQFMLQADYALSRRTDVYLEGVYQHVSGADGIAVLGNASIYSLAASSSDRQAVVALGMRHRF, via the coding sequence ATGAATAAAGCATTGGCAACCACACTCGTCGCCCTGGCAGGCACCTTCGGTGCGGCGGCGCACGCGCAAAGCAGTGTCACGCTCTACGGGACCCTCGATACGGGCATCGACTACATCAGCAATCAGAAAACGGCCACGGGCGGCAAAAGCAACTGGATGATGGAGAGCGGCAACGTCAGTACCGACCGCTGGGGCCTGCGTGGCAACGAAGACCTGGGCGGCGGACTGAGCGCGGTCTTCGATCTGGAGAACGGTTTTAATATCGACAGCGGCAAGTTCTCCAATGGCGGCGACGAATTCGGCCGTCAGGCGTGGGTCGGTATCGCAAGCAAACAGTGGGGCACCGTGACGATGGGCCGGCAATATGACTTCCTCGTTGATTTCGTCGCGCCGCTTTCGGCGACGGGTTCGGGTTTCGGCGGCAATATTGCCGACCATCCGTTCGATAACGACAACCTCAACAACGATCTGCGCATGAACAACGCGCTGAAATTCCGCAGCGCGACGTATGACGGCTTCACGGTCGGCGGCGCTTACGCCTTCAGCAATGCGGCCGGCGGTTTCAGCAACAACAACGCCTATAGTCTCGGCGCGCAATGGGCGGGCGGTCCGTTCAATCTGGCGCTCGCCTATCTGCAGGTGAACCAGCCGGGTGGCGTCAATCAACCCGGCAATACCGGCGGCGCGGTGAGCAGCAGCGACGGCGACGCGGTCTTCACCGGCGCGCGCCAGCGCATTCTCGGCGCGGCGGGCCGCTATACGTTCGGCGCGGCGACTGTCGGCCTCGTCTTCACACGAACGATGCTCGACGATCCGCATCAGATCACCCAGGGTGGTGCGTATTCCACACTCAACGGCGATATGCTCACCTTCAATAACTACGAACTGAATGCGCGCTACGCGATTACACCGGCGTTCACGCTGGGCGGCTCGTACACGTTCACCGACGGGCATTTCAGCGACGACGGCAGGAGCGTCGCGCCAAAGTGGAATCAGTTCATGTTGCAGGCTGACTATGCGTTGTCGCGCCGAACCGATGTGTATCTGGAAGGCGTGTATCAGCATGTGTCCGGTGCGGACGGCATCGCGGTGCTGGGCAATGCGTCGATCTACTCGCTGGCGGCTTCGTCGAGCGATCGGCAGGCAGTGGTGGCGCTGGGAATGCGGCATCGGTTCTGA
- a CDS encoding DUF4148 domain-containing protein, which translates to MKSLTLAIAFIGATATASAFAQSATAPAQQNTAPAMQVAQNSTTGSNGAGSWVAPYGQATAGKTRAQVYQELVHAEKDGQLAYLNSTLYAH; encoded by the coding sequence ATGAAATCTCTGACGCTCGCCATCGCTTTCATCGGTGCAACCGCAACGGCTTCCGCTTTCGCTCAATCGGCCACTGCGCCCGCACAGCAAAACACCGCGCCGGCAATGCAAGTGGCACAGAACAGCACGACCGGGAGCAACGGTGCAGGATCGTGGGTTGCGCCTTACGGTCAGGCGACCGCCGGGAAGACGCGTGCACAGGTTTATCAGGAACTGGTGCATGCGGAGAAGGACGGCCAGCTCGCCTACCTGAACTCGACCCTCTACGCACACTGA